A genomic stretch from Arachis stenosperma cultivar V10309 chromosome 3, arast.V10309.gnm1.PFL2, whole genome shotgun sequence includes:
- the LOC130966123 gene encoding uncharacterized protein LOC130966123 yields MANLANTMEANASMTLQAVQRLGQPAGNKNGNGNGNENGEGNDNDLGGAPMTLASFLKVHLPTFKGSTNSTEANNWFRAMEHALQAQHVLANQYVEFLAYQLLREAQHWWQGECQLMRLLNAEISWDAFQMAFYKKYFSESTKEAKEMELMQMKHGSLSVADYTSRFEELYRYSRVCQDLDFLRSGEQIESCEEYAQTVASSRDTRGGNTNRECDDYLGPRGQNVKRNGKGKWSKAYSSNIKFQECGNYHPNKPCRLGMKLRYKYNAPEHLVRDCPHQGTHEAGRSQQQGRGFEKYYKISIWFKKNFRILNDNYQSDAAEGERELQHRRMMVNEMLW; encoded by the exons ATGGCTAATCTTGCGAATACCATGGAGGCGAATGCTTCTATGACTCTGCAAGCTGTGCAGAGGCTGGGTCAACCGGCGGGAAACAAGAACGGTAATGGAAATGGGAACGAAAATGGGGAAGGAAACGACAATGACTTGGGCGGTGCTCCAATGACTTTGGCTTCGTTTCTGAAGGTTCATCTACCAACTTTCAAAGGTTCGACCAACTCAACTGAAGCGAACAATTGGTTCCGAGCTATGGAGCACGCACTACAGGCTCAACATGTCCTGGCTAACCAATACGTGGAGTTTTTGGCTTATCAACTGTTAAGAGAGGCACAACATTGGTGGCAAGGAGAGTGCCAGTTGATGCGACTTTTGAATGCAGAAATCTCTTGGGATGCATTTCAAATGGCGTTCTACAAGAAGTACTTTTCTGAATCTACAAAGGAAGCGAAGGAGATGGAACTTATGCAGATGAAGCATGGTTCCTTATCTGTGGCGGACTATACTAGCCGATTTGAGGAGCTCTATAGGTACTCTAGGGTGTGTCAGG ATTTGGATTTTCTCCGATCTGGTGAACAAATCGAGAGTTGTGAGGAATATGCACAGACGGTAGCCTCGTCAAGAGACACTCGTGGAGGAAACACTAATAGGGAATGTGACGATTATCTTGGACCGAGGGGACAAAACGTCAAGAGAAATGGTAAAGGGAAGTGGTCAAAAGCTTACTCCTCTAATATTAAATTTCAGGAGTGTGGGAACTACCATCCGAATAAGCCATGCCGGTTGGGTATGAAACTACGTTACAAGTATAATGCACCGGAACATTTGGTTAGAGATTGTCCACACCAAGGAACACATGAGGCGGGTCGATCACAACAACAAGGTAGAG gttttgaaaaatattacaaaattaGTATTTGGTTTAAGAAAAATTTTCGGATTCTTAATGATAATTATCAGAGTGATGCGGCAGAAGGCGAGAGAGAACTTCAACACCGTAGGATGATGGTAAATGAAATGCTTTGGTAA